The Anopheles maculipalpis chromosome 3RL, idAnoMacuDA_375_x, whole genome shotgun sequence genomic sequence ACCATTCCTCTCTATTCCGATGGCTTTATTTTTCCGGATCGTATTCTATAAATAgccagccacacacacacacgatcgtgTGTAAATTCGTATCTAGTGTTTGACATGGGgcatcaaacaaaaacggacTAGAGAGTGTGCGGAATTACAAGCCAGAACGCGAGACGTGACTGGCGTGAAATCGTCCTTCCATCCACTATAAACTCGTAAACGACTGCTCAGGTCAATGACGTGTAGGAATTTGTTAGAAATTGGATGTCATTACCATGGCGAAACCGTACACGCACCGGGATTTTGAATTAGCAGACAAGacaggaaaggaaagaaagaagcgTTTGCGTTGATCATTAACGAGCATAATGATTCGTTTGAAGAGACTATGAAGAGCCACAACACAGAAAATGGCgttggttttaatttaattgcatGGTTGTTTCACAAATACGTACACAGAGTAAGACAACCTTCACAggcgaaacaaacacacagcgaaAAAATCATACGGAAGATAATTTTTGTTGATCCCAAACGTTCTTGTTAAGCATGATTATATATGGATGGCATCACGCTTTATTGCTTGACTGACACTATAATTTTcctttgaaatgttttaagtTCTTCTTTAAAACTTATTgagaacacaaaaacaaagagaaaagagaaataaaatgtcaaaacaGTTTTCCTGCCACGTTTCTGCAATTTCCACAGTTGCAAATTGCCTTTGAAAGTGTCCAATGAATCATCGCATTTCTTTCGCAGAAACTAAAGCGTATTGAACGGATGTTGCAAAGTCTCATCGGCGCTGACACACCGGCAATGCTgtggaaatattttaattgctGCGTAAATGATCATCCTTTCTTAAGCTGATTCATCCACTGAAATCCACTTGAAACGAAATCGGTTCTCCTACGCATCAAAAGCATTTCTTGTACTTTAAAAAACAACTTTCCATCTTCATCGCATAGACTCACTAAAACGGTCGTTCTGTTCATCGCTTTTTATAGACATGATGACATGATGCTATCGTGATTCAGGTGTACGATCGTGtcggtgttttgttgcttcgtAATGTAAtctacaaattttttttttcctcttccccAATACTGATTCGCTACTttcttttgtatgttttttcgttcttttttagGAGTTTTTCGAAGATGAGCACCAAATCTTTACACCCTTGATCGTGGCGACGCTGAACGGTCACCTGGAAGTGGTACACATTCTGCTGGAGCTGGCTGCACCGGATATGGTAAAGGAGGGCTGTGTGAAGGTGCACGGCGAGCTGACGGACGGTGCAACAGCCCTCTGGGTGGCGGCTGCCCTAGGTCGCCTGAACATTGTCAAGATGCTGCTTCAGCATGGTGCTGTGGTGGATCACTGTACGAAGAAAGGCTCGACACCGTTGCGCGCCGCATGCTACGAGGGCCGGCTAGATGTGGTGCAGTATTTGGTTGAGCATAGTGCGAACGTTTGTACAGTTAATATGTACAACAATACGTGCGTGATGATTGCCGCCTACAAGAACTACACCGATGTGTTACTGTATCTGCTCGAGAAGGGCGCACAGGTGAACGAGCAGGCACAGTGTGGTGCGTCGGCCCTTTACTATGCAGCTGAATGTGGCCATGTGGAGGTGTGTGAGATATTGCTCGATTATGGTGCACAGTTGATGAAGAATACGTTCGGTTTGACGCCTGCGCTAGCGGCTGCCGAGCGAACACGTGAGGCCGTTGTACAGGTGTTCCTTGCACGACCCGGTTTGCTTACGAAAGAGGAACGCATCGAGGTGATGGAATTGCTGGGAGCGTCGTATGCGAATGATAAGGATAATTACAGCTTGAGTAAAGCTTTCCACTATCTGCTTGCGGCAATGGAACTTAGGTTGGTTATTTTGTCCACAGCGAGCGAAAACGGTGGCGTAGATTAACggttcttttctctttttttctcctagaTTCGAAGATCCAGACAACATTATTCGAAAGCCAGCCTTTGAACCGATACCGGCATACGAACATTGGCTCGAGTGTCAAACGCTCCAGGACCTGCTCGCGATCCGCTACAATCACAACTCGCTGCACATGGAATCGCTTACCATACGGGAACGAATACTCGGCAACCATTGTCCCGAGGTCGCCCATGCTATCATCTACCGTGGTGCAATCTGTGCCGATAATGGACGCTTTGATCGTTGTGAAAGCCTTTGGTTGCACGCACTACGGCTCCGTCAGCGTAATGGGCTTCAAGTGCAGCGCGATCTGTTACGgtttatgaagcttttctcgCAAGAATTTCTAATCAACGAAACGGTTCGGTTCGACAGTGTGATCGCCGTGCTCGGGGCATGCATTGACGAGCTGCGTTACAATCAGCAAAAGATGGCAAATCCTAGCGCGAAAGATGATATGGACTCCGTAGCTGATAATTACGAAATGAATATCGTGACGGTGCTTTATTTGATTACGATTATAACGAAGCTGCTGCAGCGGGAGCAGTTCCAGCGGACGGACGAGCAGCTGTTGCAGGTGTATCAGATGATTTATCAGCTTAACTTGATGATGGTACGATTGCGGGACGATCAAACGTTGCTACATCTGGCTGTGAACGGTGTAACACCGGTGGATGAATTTGTTACGGAAGAGGTTTGcaggtaaattaaaaaagagtacattatTTGAACCGTATGCATGTTATGC encodes the following:
- the LOC126561805 gene encoding protein fem-1 homolog B; the protein is MTKESEDLEREKETLRERTMHRVYYAAKEGFCTQLLALLSEIKDDEERQAVVNQEFFEDEHQIFTPLIVATLNGHLEVVHILLELAAPDMVKEGCVKVHGELTDGATALWVAAALGRLNIVKMLLQHGAVVDHCTKKGSTPLRAACYEGRLDVVQYLVEHSANVCTVNMYNNTCVMIAAYKNYTDVLLYLLEKGAQVNEQAQCGASALYYAAECGHVEVCEILLDYGAQLMKNTFGLTPALAAAERTREAVVQVFLARPGLLTKEERIEVMELLGASYANDKDNYSLSKAFHYLLAAMELRFEDPDNIIRKPAFEPIPAYEHWLECQTLQDLLAIRYNHNSLHMESLTIRERILGNHCPEVAHAIIYRGAICADNGRFDRCESLWLHALRLRQRNGLQVQRDLLRFMKLFSQEFLINETVRFDSVIAVLGACIDELRYNQQKMANPSAKDDMDSVADNYEMNIVTVLYLITIITKLLQREQFQRTDEQLLQVYQMIYQLNLMMVRLRDDQTLLHLAVNGVTPVDEFVTEEVCRFPCVETVKLLLKCGAPVDVVDADRNTPLHTLTSTLQTTVLRMADSNVKSVVKEITEIFIEAGIHLDAVNADGLKASQVCVQSCVAAFIKSYETRAINLRCLAARAIAQHRIPYRKLIPRHLEAFVQQHCTPKS